A genomic window from Polaribacter gangjinensis includes:
- a CDS encoding tRNA-(ms[2]io[6]A)-hydroxylase yields the protein MLGLQFETTTSWADIAKDNLEQILTDHAFLEQKAASNAVSIIINYSEETELVKEMSNIAIEEMQHFKMVHLLMVKRGMVLGREQKNDYAVQLQKFFPKTKDRTDALIQRLLVAALIEARSCERFKVFSENMEDDELKKFYKNLMISEANHYTTFLQFAREYQDREIVDKKWHALLKYEAEMMKVRGTTAKIHG from the coding sequence ATGTTAGGTTTGCAATTCGAAACTACCACTTCTTGGGCAGATATTGCCAAAGATAATTTAGAACAAATACTTACAGATCATGCTTTTTTAGAACAAAAAGCAGCATCCAATGCCGTTTCTATCATCATTAATTATTCCGAAGAAACTGAACTTGTGAAAGAAATGAGCAATATTGCTATTGAAGAAATGCAACATTTTAAAATGGTGCATTTATTAATGGTGAAAAGAGGCATGGTTTTGGGCAGAGAACAAAAGAATGATTATGCTGTACAGTTGCAAAAATTTTTTCCAAAAACAAAAGATAGAACAGATGCTTTGATTCAGCGTTTATTGGTTGCTGCATTGATTGAAGCTCGCAGTTGCGAACGTTTCAAAGTTTTTTCTGAAAACATGGAAGATGATGAATTGAAAAAGTTTTATAAAAACCTAATGATTTCAGAAGCAAATCATTACACTACTTTTTTACAATTTGCACGCGAATACCAAGATCGCGAAATTGTTGATAAAAAATGGCATGCTTTACTAAAGTATGAAGCTGAAATGATGAAAGTTAGAGGAACAACTGCTAAAATTCACGGTTAA
- a CDS encoding cation:proton antiporter, with translation MLELAGIIILGILAQWVAWKFKIPAILPLILIGLLVGPIAAAYITEDGSKWIEPIWNGEKGLFPGDYLYNFVSLAISIILFEGGLTLKRDEIKNVGPVISKLITLGAAITFFGAGIVAHKIFNLSWELSFLFSGLIIVTGPTVITPILRNIPLKKDISTVLKWEGILIDPIGALVAVLVFEFITVGGESGFTKTAFIEFGKILLFGTTFGFTFAHALAYVINKKMIPHYLLNVASLSTVLLVFVESELFAHESGLLAVVVMGMVLGNGKLKNIKELLYFKESLSVLLISILFILLAANMNIEELMLLYSWKTLALFAIVVFVIRPLAVFASTINSKLKFNEKIFISWVGPRGIVAAGIASLFGSKLLKQGVEGAEYITPLVFMIVLGTVLLNATTARFFARIVGVFLKKSDGILIVGASNPARLIASYLRDKGKRIVIIDANKQFIEQALEDNLEALNVNIYDDELTDNIELNDVGYLIALTANDTVNKQALENFSEIFGEHGSFKIASSTEINEASAEEKLHFFTPKDDYINLSEAYRENPVIHQVKIADEKQYKEVLNMLYNEEKSIPLFIEKGTGLYLITEYERDQMPKKELILSYLGKKIV, from the coding sequence ATGTTAGAATTAGCAGGAATCATCATTTTAGGAATATTGGCGCAATGGGTTGCATGGAAATTTAAAATCCCAGCAATTCTTCCATTAATTTTAATTGGATTATTAGTTGGACCCATAGCTGCAGCGTATATTACTGAGGATGGTTCTAAATGGATTGAGCCCATTTGGAATGGTGAAAAAGGTTTATTTCCTGGAGATTATTTATACAATTTTGTGTCATTAGCCATCAGTATTATTTTATTTGAAGGAGGTTTGACATTGAAAAGAGATGAAATTAAAAACGTTGGACCTGTCATCAGTAAATTAATCACTTTAGGCGCTGCAATTACTTTTTTTGGTGCTGGAATTGTAGCGCATAAAATTTTTAACTTAAGTTGGGAACTTTCATTTTTATTTTCAGGATTGATTATTGTTACAGGTCCTACAGTAATTACACCAATTTTAAGAAATATTCCGTTAAAAAAAGATATTTCAACTGTTTTAAAATGGGAGGGAATTTTGATAGATCCAATTGGAGCTTTAGTAGCGGTTTTAGTTTTTGAATTTATCACTGTGGGTGGTGAAAGTGGTTTTACGAAGACAGCATTTATTGAGTTTGGAAAAATTTTGTTATTCGGAACAACTTTTGGTTTTACGTTTGCACATGCGTTGGCGTATGTAATCAATAAAAAAATGATTCCTCATTATTTATTGAATGTTGCCTCGTTGTCAACAGTACTTTTAGTGTTTGTAGAATCAGAACTTTTTGCACACGAATCTGGTTTATTGGCTGTGGTTGTAATGGGAATGGTTTTAGGAAATGGCAAATTGAAAAACATCAAAGAATTGCTCTATTTCAAAGAATCTTTGAGTGTTTTATTGATATCAATTTTATTCATTTTACTAGCGGCAAATATGAATATTGAAGAGTTAATGCTTTTATATTCATGGAAAACATTGGCTTTATTTGCAATTGTTGTTTTTGTAATTCGTCCTTTGGCTGTTTTTGCAAGTACCATCAATTCAAAGTTAAAATTCAATGAAAAAATCTTTATAAGTTGGGTAGGACCAAGAGGAATTGTGGCAGCAGGAATTGCCTCTTTATTCGGAAGTAAATTGTTGAAACAAGGTGTAGAAGGTGCAGAATACATTACACCTTTGGTTTTTATGATTGTTCTTGGAACCGTACTTTTAAATGCAACAACTGCTCGTTTTTTTGCGAGAATTGTGGGCGTTTTTCTAAAAAAATCAGATGGAATTTTAATTGTTGGCGCTTCAAATCCTGCAAGATTGATAGCAAGTTATTTGCGAGATAAAGGAAAAAGAATTGTTATTATTGACGCTAACAAACAATTTATTGAGCAAGCTTTGGAAGACAATTTAGAAGCATTGAATGTAAATATTTATGATGATGAATTGACAGATAATATCGAGTTGAATGATGTGGGATATTTAATTGCATTAACTGCAAATGATACTGTAAACAAACAAGCTTTAGAAAACTTTTCTGAAATTTTTGGTGAACATGGTTCCTTTAAAATTGCCTCATCAACTGAAATTAATGAAGCTTCTGCCGAAGAAAAACTCCATTTTTTTACACCAAAAGACGATTATATCAATTTAAGTGAAGCTTACAGAGAAAATCCAGTAATTCATCAAGTAAAAATTGCTGATGAAAAACAATACAAAGAGGTATTGAATATGTTATATAATGAAGAAAAATCTATTCCGTTGTTTATTGAAAAAGGAACAGGATTGTATTTAATTACGGAATATGAGAGAGATCAAATGCCTAAAAAAGAATTGATTTTGTCATACCTAGGTAAAAAAATCGTTTAA
- the dnaX gene encoding DNA polymerase III subunit gamma/tau translates to MEPFIVSARKYRPQNFEDVVGQQAITNTLENAIKSNHLAQALLFTGPRGVGKTSCARILAKKINLQGTSISEDEDFAFNIFELDAASNNSVDDIRSLTDQVRIPPQTGKYKVYIIDEVHMLSQSAFNAFLKTLEEPPAHAIFILATTEKHKIIPTILSRCQIFDFKRISVLDAKNYLKTICENEGITADDDALHIIAQKADGAMRDALSIFDRVVSFSGKNLTREAVAENLNVLDYDTYFSMTDLLLANNIPEVLNAFNIILSKGFEGHHFINGLASHFRDLLVAKDKITIDLLEVGDTAKQKYLAQATKASISFLMEAIDKANNCDLNYKTSKNQRLLVELTLMQIASITFDGEKKKPANFIIPATFFQALMPAKKEVVRETPKKPLESPVIVEKTITETVVETKKPLLEKFQKRESSLSLKSVFQPKEVEKSVVEENYDDYPKTVFTLKQLELYWKEYAMLLEKKGEQSMAAILNLGKPTLGENFQISCTVSNSLMQDQFLKGRPNLLHFLREKLNNYGIDITVILDETISKKFAYTPQEKFNKMKEKNPLIEKLRETFELDL, encoded by the coding sequence ATGGAGCCTTTTATTGTTTCTGCGCGCAAATATCGCCCTCAAAATTTTGAGGATGTTGTTGGGCAACAAGCAATTACGAATACGCTAGAAAACGCTATTAAAAGCAATCACTTAGCACAAGCCCTACTTTTTACAGGACCAAGAGGAGTTGGAAAAACTTCTTGTGCTCGAATTTTAGCTAAAAAAATCAACCTGCAAGGAACATCAATTTCTGAAGACGAGGATTTTGCTTTCAATATTTTTGAATTGGATGCTGCATCCAACAACTCTGTTGATGACATTCGCAGTTTAACCGATCAAGTTCGCATTCCGCCACAAACAGGAAAATACAAAGTATATATTATTGATGAGGTGCACATGCTCTCACAATCGGCTTTCAATGCTTTTTTAAAAACCTTAGAAGAGCCACCTGCACACGCCATTTTTATTTTAGCAACTACCGAAAAACATAAAATCATTCCTACGATTTTATCTCGTTGTCAAATTTTTGATTTTAAAAGAATTAGTGTTTTAGATGCCAAAAACTACTTGAAAACCATTTGTGAAAACGAAGGAATTACTGCTGATGATGATGCGTTACACATAATTGCTCAAAAAGCAGATGGCGCTATGCGTGATGCTTTGTCTATTTTTGATAGAGTTGTCAGTTTTTCAGGAAAAAATTTAACACGTGAAGCAGTTGCTGAAAACTTAAATGTACTGGATTACGATACGTATTTCTCAATGACAGATTTGTTGTTAGCAAACAACATTCCTGAAGTGTTGAATGCTTTTAATATTATTTTATCAAAAGGATTTGAAGGACATCATTTTATCAATGGTTTGGCAAGTCATTTTAGAGATTTATTAGTTGCTAAAGATAAAATTACCATTGATTTGTTGGAAGTTGGTGATACTGCCAAACAAAAATATTTGGCACAAGCCACCAAAGCAAGCATTTCATTTTTGATGGAAGCTATCGACAAAGCCAATAATTGCGATTTGAATTACAAAACGAGTAAAAATCAACGATTGCTGGTGGAATTGACCTTAATGCAAATTGCCTCTATCACTTTTGATGGAGAAAAAAAAAAACCAGCTAACTTCATAATTCCAGCTACTTTTTTTCAAGCATTGATGCCTGCTAAAAAAGAAGTTGTTAGAGAAACTCCCAAAAAGCCACTTGAAAGTCCTGTAATTGTTGAAAAAACAATCACAGAAACTGTTGTTGAAACTAAAAAACCCCTTTTAGAAAAGTTTCAAAAAAGAGAATCTTCGCTATCTTTAAAAAGTGTATTTCAACCCAAAGAAGTTGAAAAATCAGTAGTTGAAGAAAATTATGATGACTATCCTAAAACAGTTTTTACACTAAAACAATTAGAATTGTATTGGAAAGAATATGCAATGCTTTTAGAGAAAAAGGGCGAACAAAGCATGGCTGCTATTCTAAACTTAGGAAAGCCAACTTTGGGGGAAAATTTTCAAATTTCATGCACTGTTTCCAATTCGTTGATGCAAGATCAATTTTTAAAAGGAAGACCTAATTTATTGCACTTTTTGAGAGAAAAACTCAATAATTACGGCATTGATATTACTGTAATTTTAGATGAAACGATTTCAAAAAAGTTTGCTTACACACCTCAAGAAAAGTTCAATAAAATGAAAGAAAAAAATCCTTTGATTGAGAAATTGCGCGAAACTTTTGAATTGGATTTATAA
- the msrA gene encoding peptide-methionine (S)-S-oxide reductase MsrA, protein MKILFTTTVFLLMSCLGVAKNEQNRSKEMYKPSQETKVAYFASGCFWCVEAIFESVKGVEEAVSGYAGGHTKNPTYESTGRGDTGHAETVAVYYNPKLVSFETLVKVYYGSHDPTTVNGQHPDYGSQYRSIAFYTNEQEKAIINNMIATLNKEVYNGKVATEVQKFNKFYKAEEYHQDFEKRNPNQPYVKAVSIPRLNRFKKKFPELLKEKEKF, encoded by the coding sequence ATGAAAATTTTATTTACAACGACAGTATTCCTATTAATGTCTTGTTTAGGAGTTGCTAAAAACGAGCAAAATCGGTCAAAAGAAATGTACAAACCATCACAAGAAACTAAAGTTGCTTATTTTGCAAGTGGTTGTTTTTGGTGTGTAGAAGCCATTTTCGAGAGTGTAAAAGGAGTAGAGGAGGCAGTTTCTGGATATGCAGGGGGTCATACTAAAAATCCTACCTACGAATCAACAGGAAGAGGAGATACAGGTCATGCAGAAACAGTGGCTGTGTACTACAATCCGAAATTGGTATCGTTTGAAACCTTGGTAAAAGTGTATTATGGATCTCATGATCCAACCACTGTAAATGGGCAACATCCTGATTATGGGAGCCAATATCGTTCTATTGCATTTTATACCAATGAACAAGAAAAAGCGATTATCAATAATATGATTGCAACCTTGAATAAAGAGGTTTATAATGGAAAAGTAGCTACCGAGGTTCAAAAATTTAACAAGTTTTACAAAGCTGAAGAATACCATCAAGATTTTGAAAAACGCAATCCGAATCAACCTTATGTGAAAGCAGTTTCCATACCGAGATTGAATCGTTTTAAAAAGAAATTTCCGGAATTGTTAAAGGAAAAAGAAAAATTCTAA
- a CDS encoding OmpH family outer membrane protein, with the protein MKSKLVLLGALLMASVAFAQTKLGTIDNEYIINLMPEAKIVVKMAQEYGQKLDSSFSIKMQEYQAKVDDYKKNEKEYGELMKKTLITEIQTMEQDIQKYQENGSKLMQLKQNELMRPLYKKLNDAIDLVAKENGYTQILTVQGNQFAYMDEKFDITKLVMKKLGLKEPEVKE; encoded by the coding sequence ATGAAATCAAAATTAGTTTTATTAGGAGCTCTTTTAATGGCAAGTGTCGCTTTTGCTCAAACCAAATTAGGTACTATTGATAATGAATATATCATTAATTTAATGCCTGAAGCCAAAATTGTGGTAAAAATGGCACAAGAATATGGTCAAAAATTAGACTCGTCTTTTTCTATAAAAATGCAAGAATATCAAGCAAAAGTGGATGATTACAAAAAAAATGAAAAAGAATATGGCGAATTGATGAAAAAAACATTGATTACAGAAATCCAAACCATGGAGCAAGACATTCAAAAATACCAAGAAAATGGCTCAAAATTGATGCAATTAAAACAAAACGAATTGATGCGTCCTTTGTATAAAAAACTGAATGATGCCATAGATTTGGTTGCTAAAGAAAATGGATATACTCAAATCTTAACAGTGCAAGGAAATCAATTTGCCTATATGGATGAAAAATTTGACATTACTAAATTAGTAATGAAAAAATTGGGCTTAAAAGAACCTGAAGTAAAAGAATAA
- the miaA gene encoding tRNA (adenosine(37)-N6)-dimethylallyltransferase MiaA, with translation MNSQQTKTLITIVGPTAIGKTALSIELANHFNCDIISCDSRQFYKEMTIGTAVPEPEELTAATHHFIQNISIFEDYNVGQFERDSLKTLEFLFSKNPIQIMVGGSGLYVNAVLNGLDDFPEVDASIREKLKQELQEKGIAYLQSQLKTLDIESFETIAIDNPHRIMRALEICLGTQKPYSSFKNKQKQARDFNTILIGLTAERSEIYSRINQRVDHMMQKGLLEEAKKLYPYKNLNALQTVGYRELFDYFDGKITLDFAIEEIKKNTRRFAKRQLTWFRKDDRILWFDYKTNSQLIIKAISERLATF, from the coding sequence ATGAATTCTCAACAAACAAAAACACTTATCACTATTGTTGGCCCAACAGCCATTGGTAAAACTGCCTTGAGTATTGAATTGGCAAATCATTTCAATTGTGATATTATCTCTTGTGATTCGCGCCAATTTTACAAAGAAATGACCATTGGCACAGCAGTTCCTGAACCTGAAGAGTTGACTGCTGCAACACATCATTTCATCCAAAATATATCCATTTTTGAGGATTACAATGTAGGTCAATTTGAAAGAGATAGTTTAAAAACGTTGGAGTTCCTTTTTTCAAAAAATCCGATTCAAATAATGGTTGGTGGCAGTGGATTGTATGTGAATGCTGTGTTAAATGGTTTGGATGATTTTCCAGAGGTTGATGCGTCAATTCGTGAAAAACTCAAACAAGAGCTCCAAGAAAAAGGCATTGCCTATTTGCAATCACAACTCAAAACGCTTGATATAGAAAGCTTTGAAACCATTGCAATAGACAATCCTCACAGAATTATGAGAGCTTTAGAAATTTGTTTGGGCACTCAAAAACCATATTCTTCATTTAAAAACAAACAAAAACAAGCAAGAGATTTCAATACAATTCTGATTGGTTTAACTGCAGAAAGAAGTGAAATTTACAGCAGAATAAATCAACGAGTTGATCATATGATGCAAAAAGGATTGCTAGAAGAAGCTAAAAAATTATATCCTTACAAAAATCTAAACGCACTACAAACAGTTGGTTACAGAGAGTTGTTTGATTATTTTGATGGAAAAATTACCTTAGATTTTGCCATTGAAGAAATAAAAAAAAATACGCGCAGATTTGCGAAACGACAATTAACGTGGTTTCGAAAAGATGACCGAATTTTGTGGTTTGATTATAAAACGAATTCCCAGCTAATTATAAAGGCAATTTCTGAAAGATTGGCTACTTTTTAA
- a CDS encoding ion transporter yields MKETEPKKDWKTRLHGIIYEAETKEGKLFDVILLIFILASVLLVMLESVKSINEKYYTILNISEWIITILFTIEYILRVISIKKPLSYIFSFYGIIDLLSTIPKYLSFIIVGSHNLIALRALRLLRVFRILKLTRYVGASNRLIIALKASKTKIAVFLFFVIILCTILGTIMYIIEGQENGFTNIPKSIYWAIVTLTTVGFGDITPQTPFGQFIASIIMILGYAIIAIPTGIVSSEMTKNNQEIENNTEVCPNCAIEHHKENAKHCYNCGSKLHS; encoded by the coding sequence TTGAAAGAAACTGAGCCAAAAAAAGACTGGAAAACGAGACTTCATGGAATAATTTATGAAGCAGAAACCAAAGAAGGAAAACTTTTTGATGTTATCCTACTCATCTTTATTCTTGCAAGTGTATTATTGGTGATGTTAGAAAGTGTAAAATCTATCAATGAAAAATATTATACCATTTTAAATATCTCAGAATGGATTATTACCATTTTATTTACCATCGAATATATTTTGCGTGTCATTTCTATTAAAAAACCACTCTCCTATATATTCAGCTTTTATGGAATTATTGATTTGCTTTCTACAATTCCAAAATACCTGTCTTTTATCATTGTAGGCTCACATAATTTGATTGCATTGAGAGCTTTGCGTTTATTACGAGTCTTTAGGATTTTAAAATTAACACGTTATGTTGGTGCATCAAACAGACTGATTATTGCACTAAAAGCAAGCAAAACAAAAATTGCTGTATTTTTATTTTTTGTCATTATACTTTGTACCATTTTAGGAACTATCATGTATATCATTGAAGGTCAAGAAAATGGCTTTACCAATATTCCAAAAAGTATTTATTGGGCAATTGTAACGTTAACTACTGTTGGTTTTGGTGATATTACTCCACAAACTCCTTTTGGACAATTCATAGCAAGTATTATTATGATTTTAGGATATGCCATCATTGCAATTCCAACTGGAATTGTAAGTTCAGAAATGACAAAAAACAATCAAGAAATTGAAAATAATACCGAAGTTTGTCCAAATTGTGCCATTGAACATCACAAAGAAAACGCTAAACATTGCTATAATTGCGGCAGTAAATTACATTCATGA
- a CDS encoding DUF4331 family protein: MKKTKILAVTIFTAIIGLVAIAADHIDAPATQGTSADITDFYAFQGEDTNNLVFVANIQGLLSPTATASASFDENVMIEFNIDTNDDKIEDLVIQAIPRDGKMYFFGPSAPASPGLNSFVNVMATKSEVAITPYGSNAIIANQNGMKFFAGPRDDPFFMDFAQYGAILAGNATGFNNPGADTFAGSNVLSIVVEVPKSSIGGSGSINTWVEAKTKQ, translated from the coding sequence ATGAAAAAAACAAAAATTTTAGCAGTAACCATTTTCACGGCGATTATTGGTTTAGTAGCAATTGCAGCAGATCACATTGATGCTCCTGCAACACAAGGAACAAGCGCAGACATTACAGATTTCTACGCTTTTCAAGGTGAAGACACCAACAATTTAGTATTTGTTGCTAACATTCAAGGATTGTTAAGTCCTACAGCAACAGCAAGTGCATCATTTGATGAAAATGTAATGATTGAATTCAACATTGATACCAATGATGATAAAATCGAAGATTTGGTAATTCAGGCAATTCCAAGAGATGGTAAAATGTATTTCTTTGGACCTTCAGCACCAGCTTCACCAGGATTAAACAGTTTTGTAAATGTAATGGCAACAAAATCAGAAGTAGCAATTACTCCTTATGGTTCAAATGCTATTATTGCAAACCAAAATGGAATGAAATTTTTTGCAGGACCTAGAGATGATCCTTTCTTTATGGATTTTGCTCAATATGGAGCAATATTGGCAGGCAATGCAACAGGTTTCAACAATCCAGGAGCAGATACATTTGCAGGATCTAATGTGTTATCAATCGTAGTGGAAGTTCCAAAAAGTAGTATTGGAGGCTCAGGAAGTATCAATACTTGGGTTGAAGCAAAAACAAAACAATAA
- a CDS encoding DUF4331 family protein, with translation MKLPILKYIAIATFAFFVISCNNNDDNMSEMDNQFAGVYVQKDQMGRPAVNTVFVSSASKNTFNTTVPSQQGAAFQSMFQTNLMGLSPAFANAGDKNALGLDAASFTGLLATDVLNVSLDGTTTFFDGTNVLTGRALADDVITVELLLIFGGEDFSENPTLSNDNVDANDKPFLTSFPYLASPW, from the coding sequence ATGAAATTACCAATTTTAAAATACATAGCAATCGCAACTTTTGCATTTTTCGTAATCAGTTGCAACAATAATGACGATAATATGTCTGAAATGGACAATCAATTTGCAGGAGTTTATGTGCAAAAAGATCAAATGGGAAGACCAGCAGTCAATACGGTTTTTGTGTCATCAGCAAGTAAAAATACTTTTAACACAACTGTGCCTTCTCAACAAGGAGCTGCATTCCAATCTATGTTTCAAACAAATTTAATGGGATTGAGTCCGGCTTTTGCAAATGCAGGTGACAAAAATGCCTTAGGATTGGATGCAGCATCTTTTACAGGATTGTTAGCTACAGATGTATTAAACGTTTCTTTAGATGGAACAACAACATTTTTTGACGGAACAAATGTATTAACAGGAAGAGCTTTGGCAGATGACGTAATTACTGTTGAATTATTGTTGATTTTTGGAGGAGAAGATTTTTCTGAAAACCCAACTTTGTCAAATGATAATGTTGATGCAAATGACAAACCATTTTTAACATCTTTCCCTTATTTGGCTAGTCCTTGGTAA
- a CDS encoding tetratricopeptide repeat protein, translating to MKTISYIIVLFLIIVSCSKQTKQQITNPKDYANYLKVTENVSLKNAQEELEFWSAKLSTTPNQYPYLQKIAAANTQLFSITGNIEYLKEAENNLLQANEKTNYDNAGYLRSLARNYVSQHRFKEALSLLLKAEQNGENRQLTEFQLIDVYLELGNIKKAEEYLSNVKDFNSFEYLIRISKFSDAIGNLDSAINYLEKALKKIENSNKSDLLEWTYTNLGDYYGHAGRLQDSYQSYLKALAINPTNSYAKKGIAWIIFSHEKNPAKSLDILAAIEQETMAPDLHLLKAEIAEYSGNFAEKEQQIKQYFTAVNNEKYGAMYAKYNVVLLADDKTKVKEAIEIAKKEVLERPTAQSYDLLAWAYFKNGDVKKALSITEKQVIPHTFEPELLFHAVQILKANNKNKEADLLVADLKESSFELGPNTAKILTKL from the coding sequence ATGAAAACAATCTCATATATCATAGTACTATTTTTGATAATAGTGAGCTGTTCAAAACAAACAAAACAGCAAATTACCAATCCAAAAGACTATGCTAATTATTTAAAAGTTACTGAAAATGTTTCGCTAAAAAATGCCCAAGAAGAATTAGAATTTTGGTCAGCAAAACTTTCAACAACTCCCAATCAATATCCTTATTTACAAAAAATTGCAGCTGCAAACACTCAGTTGTTTTCCATCACAGGAAATATTGAGTATTTAAAAGAAGCTGAAAATAATCTTTTACAAGCAAACGAAAAAACCAATTATGACAATGCTGGTTATTTGCGCAGTTTGGCAAGAAATTATGTTTCACAACACCGTTTCAAAGAGGCGTTAAGCTTATTATTGAAAGCAGAACAAAATGGTGAAAATCGTCAATTGACAGAATTTCAACTGATTGATGTGTATTTAGAATTGGGAAACATCAAAAAAGCAGAAGAATATTTATCCAACGTAAAAGACTTTAATAGTTTCGAATATTTAATCCGAATTTCAAAATTTAGTGATGCCATTGGAAACTTAGACAGTGCCATCAATTATTTAGAAAAAGCCTTGAAAAAGATTGAAAACTCTAACAAATCTGACTTGTTAGAATGGACATACACTAATTTGGGCGATTATTATGGTCATGCTGGTAGATTGCAAGATTCATATCAGTCGTATTTAAAAGCCTTAGCAATAAATCCAACCAATAGTTATGCAAAAAAAGGAATCGCTTGGATTATTTTTTCACATGAAAAAAATCCGGCAAAATCCTTGGATATTTTAGCAGCTATAGAACAAGAAACCATGGCACCTGATCTTCATTTACTAAAAGCGGAAATCGCAGAATATTCGGGGAATTTTGCAGAAAAAGAACAACAAATCAAACAGTATTTTACAGCAGTAAATAATGAAAAATACGGTGCCATGTATGCAAAATACAATGTTGTATTATTAGCAGATGATAAAACTAAGGTAAAAGAAGCTATAGAAATTGCAAAAAAAGAAGTATTAGAGCGTCCAACAGCACAATCTTATGACTTACTGGCATGGGCTTATTTTAAAAATGGTGATGTTAAAAAAGCGTTAAGTATCACAGAAAAACAGGTTATTCCCCATACTTTTGAACCAGAATTATTATTTCATGCAGTACAAATTTTAAAAGCAAACAACAAAAATAAAGAAGCTGATTTATTAGTAGCTGATTTAAAAGAAAGTA